A stretch of the Pseudobacteriovorax antillogorgiicola genome encodes the following:
- a CDS encoding aminotransferase class IV, which produces MEWFSGQLSHNYTRPDLISFNPELSKEISMEGFISVNGQISSPEDAQIPVLDRGFLFGDNIFEVFVAFGNTVLDLKPHLDRLRRSAEMHRIPIPWSDEELSFEIQSLIETTNHPKKYIRLVITRGEGIALYQPEEPSPNKVIFCLPARQESEEILSKGIKLKRRQANFVERGATAKTGNYIRSITALEQAKQEGFDDVLWTNGDQELTEATTSNIFLIGREGDLIEIATPPANSGLLLGITRSRIIDLLTNAKIPVTERVISTDEIARFDEGFLCSTVRGLVPIQQIDKHRLHSTRTNAVFKHIQRLFSTWVATEVGYRVNWNTGEKVEDI; this is translated from the coding sequence ATGGAATGGTTCAGTGGGCAACTAAGCCATAATTACACAAGACCTGACTTGATATCATTTAATCCCGAACTCAGCAAGGAAATTTCTATGGAAGGGTTCATCTCGGTCAATGGCCAAATCAGCAGCCCCGAAGACGCACAAATCCCTGTTTTAGACAGAGGTTTTCTATTTGGTGACAATATATTTGAAGTGTTCGTGGCGTTCGGAAACACGGTGCTCGATCTCAAACCCCATTTAGACAGGCTACGTCGGTCTGCGGAGATGCACCGGATTCCTATTCCTTGGAGCGATGAAGAACTAAGCTTTGAAATTCAATCTCTTATCGAAACCACCAACCATCCGAAAAAATACATCCGGCTCGTGATCACCCGAGGTGAAGGCATTGCCCTGTACCAGCCAGAAGAGCCATCCCCCAATAAGGTGATTTTTTGCTTACCAGCCCGTCAAGAATCAGAAGAGATTTTAAGCAAAGGCATCAAGCTCAAAAGACGTCAGGCCAATTTCGTGGAGCGGGGAGCCACGGCTAAAACGGGCAACTACATCCGCTCCATCACAGCCCTGGAACAAGCCAAGCAAGAAGGTTTTGACGACGTGTTGTGGACCAACGGTGATCAGGAACTTACAGAAGCAACTACATCCAATATTTTCCTGATAGGCCGTGAAGGCGATTTAATTGAAATCGCGACACCACCAGCAAATAGTGGCTTGCTATTGGGGATCACACGCTCTCGGATTATTGACTTGCTTACAAACGCCAAAATCCCTGTTACAGAACGTGTGATCAGCACCGATGAAATAGCAAGATTCGACGAAGGTTTTCTTTGTAGCACGGTTCGGGGCTTGGTGCCGATTCAGCAGATCGACAAGCATCGACTGCACTCCACGCGGACGAACGCAGTTTTCAAACATATTCAAAGGCTATTTAGCACCTGGGTTGCAACAGAAGTCGGGTACCGAGTAAATTGGAATACTGGTGAAAAAGTCGAAGATATATAG
- the flgL gene encoding flagellar hook-associated protein FlgL — protein MRVSDNQRYRQSQNRVNHAKAGNSKMTEQISTQRKLNRVSDDPIGLGRTIKYKASLKDNEQFQKNIEFTKGFIERSEASLRGISDFLIRAKELAVSLANDTYGPDSRAAAAKEVGQIIQGVVAQANAQYGNRYVFGGFRTLTPPLSRDGVFLGDDGAIFLQVDHGGFEQINLQPRELFEAGPAERSQGHFGMIQSLEILRDSLEGNDVPGVRTAMEELDHQIDKTTTFMAKMGSIHNGVNNTLRRLEISSEITTQEVSNIEDADTFKAISDFKKTEDILQSTLMASNKLLQPSLLNFMQ, from the coding sequence ATGAGGGTCTCTGATAATCAGCGCTACCGCCAGTCACAAAATCGTGTGAATCATGCTAAGGCTGGTAACTCGAAGATGACGGAGCAGATTTCCACACAGAGAAAGCTGAACCGAGTTTCTGACGACCCTATTGGTTTGGGGCGGACGATCAAGTATAAGGCTAGCCTCAAGGACAATGAGCAGTTCCAAAAAAATATTGAGTTTACTAAGGGCTTTATCGAGCGATCTGAAGCATCACTGCGTGGGATCTCGGATTTTTTGATCCGTGCCAAGGAGTTAGCGGTGTCCCTTGCTAATGATACTTATGGCCCCGATAGTCGAGCTGCAGCAGCGAAGGAAGTTGGGCAGATTATCCAAGGTGTTGTTGCGCAAGCCAATGCCCAATATGGCAATCGCTATGTCTTTGGTGGTTTTCGAACCCTAACTCCTCCATTGAGCCGGGACGGTGTATTTCTAGGAGATGATGGCGCTATATTTCTACAAGTGGATCACGGTGGTTTTGAGCAGATTAATCTTCAGCCAAGGGAGCTATTCGAGGCAGGGCCTGCAGAGCGCTCTCAGGGACACTTCGGAATGATTCAGTCGCTGGAAATACTAAGAGACTCCCTTGAAGGTAATGATGTGCCTGGAGTTAGAACGGCAATGGAAGAACTGGACCATCAAATCGATAAGACGACAACTTTCATGGCAAAAATGGGCAGTATTCACAACGGGGTGAACAACACTTTAAGGCGGCTTGAAATATCCTCAGAGATTACAACTCAAGAGGTTTCAAATATTGAAGATGCGGATACGTTTAAAGCAATCTCCGACTTCAAAAAAACAGAAGATATCTTGCAGAGCACGTTGATGGCGTCTAACAAGTTGCTCCAGCCATCTCTTCTGAACTTTATGCAGTAA
- the csrA gene encoding carbon storage regulator CsrA, which translates to MLVLTRKVGEGIAIGDDVKIIVMQIKGKQVRLGIKASPSTVVHREEVYQRIQDENRSASQPDKQTVDQASEMFDEKDKIEESAKLKKKGPSHKKPTQDS; encoded by the coding sequence GTGCTCGTTTTAACTCGAAAAGTAGGCGAAGGGATCGCTATAGGTGATGATGTAAAAATCATCGTCATGCAAATCAAGGGCAAACAAGTTCGATTGGGAATAAAGGCTTCTCCCAGTACTGTTGTTCATAGAGAAGAGGTTTATCAGCGCATTCAAGATGAAAATCGATCGGCGTCCCAACCAGACAAGCAAACCGTTGATCAAGCTTCAGAAATGTTTGATGAAAAAGACAAGATTGAAGAGTCTGCGAAACTCAAAAAGAAAGGCCCCAGTCATAAAAAGCCCACCCAGGACTCCTAG
- the fliW gene encoding flagellar assembly protein FliW, with amino-acid sequence MIKVKTTRFSEIEVDEKDVIELPAGLIGFPELKKYVLLDHDKNSPFKWLQSLSDGAIAFVLINPLLFKPDYTVEVNEAEVADLDLDNEEDAVISVIITMPSDPQKMTANLKAPLVFNLKNRKGRQVILNNSEYTTRHNIMEEVKKRSESGQNQEMQEMIGQAKRASQASHKAEGQD; translated from the coding sequence GTGATAAAGGTTAAGACAACTCGGTTTAGTGAGATAGAAGTCGATGAAAAAGATGTCATCGAGCTTCCTGCTGGTCTCATTGGGTTTCCAGAGCTTAAGAAATATGTTCTTCTAGACCACGATAAAAACTCCCCTTTCAAATGGTTACAATCCCTATCTGACGGTGCCATAGCCTTTGTCTTGATCAATCCTCTTCTTTTTAAGCCTGATTACACAGTCGAGGTGAACGAGGCTGAGGTTGCTGATTTGGATCTGGATAACGAAGAGGATGCAGTGATTTCAGTGATCATCACAATGCCAAGTGATCCGCAGAAGATGACAGCGAATCTAAAGGCGCCACTAGTATTCAATCTTAAAAATAGAAAAGGGCGCCAGGTGATTCTCAATAATTCTGAGTACACCACCAGGCACAATATTATGGAAGAAGTGAAGAAACGCTCCGAGTCCGGCCAGAACCAAGAAATGCAAGAAATGATTGGCCAGGCAAAGAGGGCGAGTCAGGCGAGCCACAAGGCCGAGGGCCAAGATTGA
- a CDS encoding rod-binding protein: MDASFITNRLSLAQGESQLVAQKQALSTENQKDQGEIKRLSEQFESIFLGIVLKSMRKSVPNSGFIKKGNGEEIFRSMLDTEYAKSLASQRTTGLAESIENHLLGLMRQTTGQFEVTNKNMGLQHYQSGGGKPR, from the coding sequence ATGGACGCGAGCTTTATCACAAATCGGCTGAGCTTGGCGCAGGGGGAGTCGCAACTTGTCGCCCAAAAACAGGCCTTAAGCACCGAAAATCAAAAGGATCAAGGAGAGATCAAAAGATTATCGGAGCAGTTTGAGTCCATTTTTCTAGGAATTGTGTTAAAATCAATGCGTAAGTCTGTCCCTAATTCAGGCTTTATAAAAAAGGGGAATGGCGAAGAGATTTTTCGTAGCATGCTAGATACTGAGTATGCTAAATCACTGGCTTCCCAGCGCACTACCGGACTTGCCGAATCTATTGAAAATCACCTACTCGGACTGATGCGGCAAACGACAGGACAATTTGAAGTTACAAATAAAAATATGGGGCTACAACACTACCAGTCAGGTGGTGGCAAACCTCGTTAA
- the flgK gene encoding flagellar hook-associated protein FlgK: MGGLKHTLNIGAESLYATRQGVDTAGHNIANANTEGFSRQRINLEQRIPSETRNVIIGNGVFVKNITRAHDKYLEKQLNMSNQDLGRSEAKLESMKPLEEIYSPQLNASVSEEIGAFFLALQELSSFPEETIVRSNVLERADSLVHTFKRVENSLKRFRNDLNDRIEGETVEISTMIKDIAKLNTAIQTLEAGDTREASDLLDQQDLLLRKLTKKIDINYYRGDRGMVVVRGPQETLLVERGHAANVQVTKDVNSPEGMYDVIIDKGSAYKPISIMNINKKGRLAGLIDVRDNIIPDLIKKNNELAFVLGHSLNAVHRRGYGVGEFKESTNRDFFTLSDDLNRAVETIDVDWLIREDQAAIAAALTPSAPGDNINVNEMLRLKEVRMMSNGDATFDEYYASTVGLFGLDLVRAEHIKEADTTLNNDLLTRHDALKGVSMDEEAINLMKWQANFTASSRVITTIDEMFETVLSLKR, translated from the coding sequence ATGGGTGGACTTAAGCACACTCTAAATATCGGGGCCGAGTCCCTGTATGCAACCAGGCAGGGTGTGGATACTGCGGGTCATAACATTGCCAATGCCAACACCGAAGGCTTTTCCCGTCAGAGAATCAATCTAGAGCAGCGAATCCCTTCAGAGACTCGCAATGTGATTATTGGTAATGGGGTATTTGTTAAGAATATCACTAGAGCCCATGATAAATACCTTGAAAAACAACTCAACATGTCCAACCAGGACCTAGGGCGAAGCGAAGCTAAACTTGAATCTATGAAGCCACTAGAAGAGATTTATTCCCCCCAGTTGAATGCCTCTGTTTCAGAAGAAATTGGTGCATTTTTCCTTGCGTTGCAAGAGCTTTCAAGTTTTCCTGAAGAGACGATCGTGCGATCGAATGTACTAGAACGTGCTGATAGCCTCGTGCACACATTTAAACGTGTTGAGAACTCCTTGAAGAGATTTCGGAATGATCTAAACGATCGTATCGAAGGGGAGACAGTTGAAATCTCTACGATGATAAAGGATATCGCTAAGCTTAACACCGCAATTCAAACCCTGGAAGCAGGTGATACCCGCGAGGCAAGCGACCTGCTGGATCAACAAGATCTCTTGCTCCGCAAACTCACGAAGAAGATTGATATCAATTACTATCGTGGCGATCGTGGTATGGTTGTGGTCCGGGGCCCACAGGAAACTCTATTGGTAGAACGTGGTCATGCAGCCAATGTCCAGGTGACGAAAGATGTCAACAGCCCTGAGGGAATGTACGACGTCATCATTGATAAAGGTTCAGCGTACAAACCTATTAGTATTATGAATATTAATAAAAAGGGTAGACTTGCTGGGCTGATTGATGTCCGCGACAATATCATTCCTGATCTTATTAAAAAAAATAACGAACTGGCCTTCGTTTTAGGGCACTCCTTAAACGCTGTCCATCGTCGTGGTTACGGTGTTGGAGAGTTTAAGGAATCTACAAATAGAGATTTTTTCACTCTTAGTGATGACCTGAATCGTGCAGTAGAAACCATCGATGTAGATTGGCTGATCCGTGAAGATCAAGCTGCAATCGCTGCAGCATTAACGCCATCCGCCCCTGGCGATAACATCAACGTCAATGAAATGCTTCGTCTTAAAGAGGTGCGAATGATGTCGAATGGCGATGCAACTTTTGATGAGTACTATGCAAGCACTGTGGGGCTGTTCGGATTAGATCTAGTAAGGGCAGAACACATTAAAGAGGCTGATACCACGCTCAATAACGATCTCCTCACACGACACGATGCTTTAAAAGGTGTTTCCATGGATGAAGAAGCGATCAATCTTATGAAATGGCAGGCAAACTTTACCGCATCGTCCCGTGTTATAACAACAATAGATGAAATGTTTGAAACTGTACTCTCGTTAAAAAGATAA
- the flgM gene encoding flagellar biosynthesis anti-sigma factor FlgM: MDTKSIGTNGPSIHTGVTSSRVKKSDKAENANESQAQGTATQARDDFKVSLSDRAQEMMEARQTALNLAKNTSPIREDLVASLRERIKNGTYELDPGKIADGILKEAIRDELAKNPEA; the protein is encoded by the coding sequence ATGGACACTAAGAGCATTGGCACAAACGGCCCAAGCATTCATACAGGTGTTACATCGAGTCGGGTGAAAAAATCGGATAAGGCAGAAAATGCCAACGAGTCGCAAGCTCAGGGTACGGCGACCCAAGCACGGGATGACTTTAAAGTGTCATTGTCTGATCGCGCCCAAGAAATGATGGAAGCTCGGCAGACGGCGCTCAATCTCGCCAAGAATACTTCACCCATTCGAGAGGATCTCGTTGCTAGCCTTCGGGAAAGGATCAAGAATGGCACCTATGAGCTTGACCCCGGGAAAATTGCCGATGGTATATTAAAAGAAGCAATTCGTGATGAATTGGCGAAGAACCCTGAGGCATAA
- a CDS encoding flagellar basal body P-ring protein FlgI: MRPKVLAMREGRPMQVRLLILLFLVWRGELSLGQESRIKDLVMIKGNRTNELMGIGLVVGLNATGDSPASTTTSDAMRTLLNRLGMDPGDNAVITQASAAVVVTAQLPPFARNGDQLDVKLSVIGDATSLAGGTLLMTPLKAGDGNVYAIARGPIIIGPANGEGVESLTVAHIPNGGQIERDFIPNIVRQGKLDLSLQTPDFTTSSRITKAINTFFREFIAQSTDASLVQVRIPSRYKDKIVEFISQLERLSVEVDQKAIVVLNERTGTVVMGAEVKISPIVLSHKGLSIEVGEGQGAETMVELKGSTVGDLVKSLNAMGVQPSDLVSILQSIHASGALRAELRYL; this comes from the coding sequence ATGAGACCGAAAGTCCTGGCGATGAGAGAGGGGCGGCCGATGCAGGTTAGGTTGCTTATACTATTATTCCTTGTCTGGCGGGGAGAGTTGTCCTTAGGTCAAGAGTCGCGAATCAAGGATCTGGTTATGATTAAGGGCAATCGGACCAATGAACTGATGGGAATCGGCTTGGTCGTTGGCTTGAATGCTACAGGAGATTCACCAGCCTCTACGACCACCAGCGACGCGATGAGGACACTTCTCAATCGACTTGGTATGGACCCTGGTGACAATGCTGTTATCACCCAAGCGTCAGCCGCAGTTGTCGTTACAGCGCAGCTGCCGCCATTTGCTCGAAACGGTGATCAGCTTGATGTTAAGCTTTCCGTCATAGGAGATGCCACCAGTCTTGCAGGAGGTACATTGCTCATGACTCCGCTGAAGGCTGGTGATGGCAATGTCTATGCGATCGCTCGCGGCCCAATTATTATTGGGCCAGCCAATGGTGAAGGAGTGGAAAGCCTGACTGTGGCACACATTCCTAACGGCGGACAGATTGAGCGGGACTTTATTCCTAATATTGTTCGACAGGGTAAGCTAGACTTAAGCCTTCAGACACCAGACTTCACAACAAGTAGCCGAATTACCAAAGCTATCAATACCTTCTTTCGTGAGTTCATCGCTCAGTCTACTGATGCGTCGCTCGTCCAAGTGCGTATCCCTTCACGTTATAAAGACAAAATCGTGGAGTTTATTTCTCAATTGGAAAGATTATCTGTTGAAGTTGACCAAAAGGCTATCGTGGTACTTAACGAAAGAACTGGAACAGTTGTGATGGGTGCGGAAGTGAAGATCTCACCCATCGTTTTATCTCACAAAGGCTTGAGTATCGAGGTTGGCGAGGGGCAAGGAGCTGAAACTATGGTGGAGCTGAAGGGCAGCACCGTGGGGGATTTAGTGAAAAGCCTCAATGCAATGGGGGTTCAGCCGTCTGACTTGGTCAGTATTCTTCAGTCAATTCATGCATCTGGCGCTCTCCGAGCGGAACTAAGGTATCTTTGA